Proteins encoded in a region of the Flavobacterium sp. MDT1-60 genome:
- a CDS encoding S9 family peptidase translates to MYRIIKASIVAFFALTAVPAMAQNKTEHSLQKEIKNTEEAKNDEFINGIAELMAHSTRTPILRTPNEYGMIYEDIFFPAIDGVTLEGWFIPAKNSNKLIICNHPMPANRYGYPGHLEPWKNFGGFEVNFLPEYKILHDAGYNIIAYDMRNHGRSGAGNGGIVGHGIVEYRDVIGSLRYARSRPDTKDMKIALYSRCLGANSTFVAMEKYPEEFKNITSMIALQPSPPRAFVKTAMDNAKIPNGYELFDAALQRKTGYVLDDFRPVENSQADHIPTLVAQVKADFLMPFHYVEEIYNNISAKDKKLFWIEGTDQRFQGYNYFGQNPRVMLEWFDTHFK, encoded by the coding sequence ATGTATAGAATTATTAAGGCATCTATCGTTGCATTTTTTGCTCTTACTGCTGTTCCTGCAATGGCACAAAATAAGACAGAACATAGTTTACAAAAAGAGATAAAGAATACAGAAGAAGCAAAAAATGATGAATTTATCAACGGAATTGCTGAGCTAATGGCACACTCTACCCGCACACCAATTTTGCGCACACCAAACGAATATGGGATGATTTATGAAGATATATTTTTTCCTGCAATAGATGGCGTAACATTAGAAGGCTGGTTTATTCCTGCGAAGAATTCAAATAAGCTAATCATTTGTAATCATCCAATGCCTGCAAACCGTTATGGTTATCCCGGACATTTGGAACCCTGGAAAAATTTTGGAGGTTTTGAAGTCAATTTTTTACCAGAATACAAAATTTTGCACGATGCAGGTTACAATATAATTGCTTATGATATGCGCAATCACGGACGTAGTGGTGCTGGTAACGGCGGCATTGTAGGACATGGAATTGTGGAATATCGTGACGTAATTGGTTCATTGCGTTATGCCAGATCCAGACCAGACACAAAAGATATGAAAATAGCATTGTACAGCCGTTGTCTGGGTGCCAATTCTACATTTGTTGCTATGGAAAAATATCCAGAAGAATTTAAAAACATTACTTCAATGATTGCATTGCAGCCTTCGCCTCCGCGTGCCTTTGTAAAGACGGCGATGGATAATGCAAAAATACCTAACGGTTATGAATTGTTCGATGCGGCCCTGCAAAGAAAAACCGGTTACGTATTGGATGATTTCAGACCAGTAGAAAATTCTCAGGCTGATCATATACCTACACTTGTGGCTCAGGTGAAAGCAGATTTTTTAATGCCTTTTCACTATGTGGAAGAAATCTACAATAACATTTCTGCAAAAGATAAAAAGCTCTTTTGGATTGAAGGAACAGACCAGC
- a CDS encoding AraC family transcriptional regulator: MKLFKDIESFNEYIGLPKPLDNNIDIGYYDVPAIRLKSEPVAIDFYRISIKSNFIDKSVPGYDPQNTKPINAAFFNSPEIGGGWDMEPNFNGIYLQFSKKMIEENRFLFKNYYNYGLHEPLLLIEDEEKEIRMIFSLMLKYYEQKKDNFTVLISYVHVMVSLVESFYKRQFSTNIKQYSPIISEFQQLLMGYYNHPVNQIPAVQYFGDKMGLTPNYLGDIIKQITKKTAIENIHEFVIAKAKEMLENRNDLNTTEIAYTLGFEYPNYFSKFFKKQAGLTPKEYRLQYNKMLQN; the protein is encoded by the coding sequence ATGAAATTATTCAAAGACATAGAATCGTTTAACGAATACATTGGTTTACCAAAACCATTGGATAATAATATTGATATAGGATATTATGATGTTCCGGCAATACGCCTGAAATCAGAACCTGTGGCGATTGATTTTTATCGAATTTCGATCAAGAGTAATTTCATTGATAAATCTGTTCCCGGCTATGATCCACAAAACACTAAGCCTATTAATGCCGCTTTCTTTAACAGCCCGGAAATCGGAGGTGGATGGGATATGGAGCCTAATTTTAATGGGATTTATTTACAGTTTTCTAAAAAAATGATCGAAGAAAACCGTTTTCTTTTTAAGAACTATTACAATTACGGACTTCACGAACCATTATTATTAATTGAGGATGAAGAAAAGGAAATAAGAATGATTTTTAGTTTGATGTTGAAATATTATGAACAGAAAAAAGACAATTTCACCGTACTGATTTCTTATGTTCACGTAATGGTTTCTTTGGTAGAATCATTTTACAAAAGACAGTTTTCTACAAATATTAAACAATACAGTCCAATCATATCAGAATTTCAGCAACTGCTGATGGGGTATTACAATCATCCGGTCAATCAGATTCCTGCAGTTCAGTATTTTGGCGATAAGATGGGATTAACTCCAAATTACTTGGGTGATATTATAAAACAAATCACCAAGAAAACAGCCATAGAAAACATTCACGAGTTTGTAATTGCAAAAGCAAAAGAAATGCTTGAAAACAGAAACGATCTTAATACCACCGAGATTGCTTATACTCTGGGATTTGAGTATCCAAATTACTTCTCAAAATTTTTTAAAAAACAAGCAGGATTGACTCCGAAAGAATACCGTTTACAATACAATAAGATGCTTCAAAATTAA
- a CDS encoding SDR family NAD(P)-dependent oxidoreductase encodes MTNNKVWLITGASSGIGLEITKAALAAGNKVIATGRNADKVVKALGESTDNLLVVQMDVTNAEEINTALDAAIEKFGTVDVLVNNAGSFYAGYFEELSQAQMERQFAVNVFGPMNVTRAVLPIMRSNKSGHIITVSSTAGLVGYELCTAYAGSKFALEGWMESLQLEVSQFGINTTIVNPGFFRTNLLEPSSTIWNELHIEDYAERIAMLRPGWQAMSGTQGGDPAKLAAGLLTVASEATPPKRWFAGADAIAETERKIQELQDQADAYRELSSSLAIDK; translated from the coding sequence ATGACAAATAATAAAGTTTGGTTAATAACCGGGGCAAGCAGTGGAATAGGATTGGAAATTACTAAAGCAGCACTTGCTGCAGGCAACAAAGTAATCGCCACTGGTAGAAATGCAGACAAGGTAGTAAAGGCACTTGGAGAGTCTACCGATAACTTATTGGTGGTACAAATGGATGTTACTAATGCTGAAGAAATAAATACAGCCTTAGATGCCGCCATAGAAAAATTTGGAACTGTAGATGTGTTAGTTAACAACGCAGGCAGCTTTTATGCAGGCTATTTTGAAGAATTAAGCCAGGCTCAGATGGAGCGTCAATTTGCTGTTAATGTATTTGGACCTATGAATGTGACAAGAGCCGTTCTGCCAATTATGAGAAGCAATAAATCAGGACACATTATTACCGTTTCATCAACAGCGGGATTAGTGGGTTATGAGCTTTGTACGGCTTATGCAGGATCTAAATTTGCATTAGAAGGCTGGATGGAATCGCTACAGTTGGAAGTTTCACAATTTGGGATCAATACTACTATCGTAAATCCGGGATTTTTCAGAACCAATTTATTAGAACCATCTTCAACCATTTGGAATGAATTGCATATTGAAGATTATGCAGAACGTATTGCAATGCTTCGTCCGGGTTGGCAAGCAATGAGTGGAACTCAGGGTGGAGATCCTGCAAAATTAGCAGCGGGTTTACTTACAGTAGCAAGCGAGGCAACACCTCCAAAACGTTGGTTTGCTGGCGCAGATGCGATTGCAGAAACAGAAAGAAAAATCCAAGAATTACAAGACCAAGCCGATGCCTACCGAGAATTATCTTCTTCATTGGCAATTGATAAATAA
- a CDS encoding aldo/keto reductase, producing the protein MKHDNTSNKDENSRRKFFQQTAIAGAGLMLTPSLITASSGNIEISEQNKDRENKMTTRNLGKLKVSALGAGCMSISANYGAPAKIEEGIKTIRKAYESGVTFFDTAEVYGPYTNEKLVGEALAPFRDKISIATKFGFEIGAPNITLNSRPEHIKKVVEESLTRLKTDRIDLLYQHRVDPNVPIEDVAGAVKDLIAAGKVLHFGLSEANTATIRKAHSVQPVSAIQTEYSFMERSVEKNGVLDLCEELGIGFVPWGPLGMGYLTGKLNAQTPFDSKLDLRSAFDRFTPEGLAANMPIVNLLNRFASNKNATASQIALAWLLAKKPFIVSITGTRNIPHLKENLGAYDVQLSAAEFQELETEFAKLKVYGGRMNEMQMTFCQ; encoded by the coding sequence ATGAAACACGATAATACCAGTAACAAGGACGAAAATTCGAGACGAAAATTCTTTCAGCAAACAGCAATTGCCGGAGCAGGCTTAATGCTTACACCAAGTTTGATCACTGCTTCATCCGGCAATATTGAAATTAGTGAACAAAACAAGGATAGAGAAAATAAAATGACTACAAGAAATCTTGGAAAGTTAAAAGTTTCTGCATTGGGAGCAGGCTGTATGAGTATAAGTGCCAATTATGGTGCGCCGGCAAAAATTGAAGAGGGTATTAAAACCATTCGCAAAGCGTATGAAAGCGGCGTTACATTTTTTGATACTGCTGAAGTTTACGGACCTTATACAAACGAGAAATTAGTAGGAGAAGCATTGGCTCCATTTAGAGATAAAATATCTATTGCTACTAAATTTGGTTTTGAAATTGGTGCTCCAAATATCACATTAAACAGCAGACCCGAACATATTAAGAAAGTGGTTGAAGAATCATTAACCAGACTCAAAACAGATAGAATCGACCTTTTATATCAACACCGTGTTGACCCTAATGTACCAATTGAAGATGTTGCAGGTGCGGTAAAAGACTTGATTGCAGCAGGTAAAGTATTGCATTTCGGTTTGTCGGAAGCAAATACTGCAACCATTCGTAAAGCACATTCTGTACAACCTGTTTCAGCTATCCAGACAGAATATTCATTTATGGAACGAAGCGTGGAGAAAAATGGCGTTTTAGATTTATGTGAAGAATTAGGAATTGGTTTTGTGCCGTGGGGACCACTTGGAATGGGGTATCTGACGGGAAAACTTAATGCACAGACTCCTTTTGATAGTAAATTAGATTTACGTTCTGCATTTGACCGCTTCACTCCTGAAGGTTTGGCAGCCAATATGCCAATTGTGAATCTTCTCAACCGATTTGCATCCAACAAAAATGCAACAGCTTCTCAGATTGCACTTGCCTGGCTTTTGGCGAAAAAACCTTTCATCGTTTCTATTACCGGAACTAGAAATATTCCTCATCTTAAAGAAAATTTAGGTGCTTATGATGTTCAGTTATCTGCTGCGGAATTTCAGGAATTGGAAACCGAGTTTGCTAAATTAAAAGTATATGGAGGAAGAATGAATGAAATGCAAATGACTTTTTGCCAATAA
- a CDS encoding AraC family transcriptional regulator — MKTFTDFKSYNQFMGMEMPLDNDIDVGYYDPPKIILSSQPVLVDFYRISIKIKYKRKSTPDVAPVSAVFFNTRDLIIEPGWDAEPTYTGMYLQLSKKIIEENRFLFKTYLDYGQHEALYLTDDEVEEVSAVFKLMIKYYESEIKHFGVLLSYVNVLVSLVEAFYKRQFSTDPKQYNRVVTDFQQSLIDYYNQPVKQLPNVQYFADQLGLTANYLGDIMKHFTQKSALENIHDFIIKRAKELLVQNQKLNTAEVAYELGFEYPNYFSKFFKKQVNLTPREFRLQAIGRN, encoded by the coding sequence ATGAAAACATTTACGGATTTTAAATCATATAATCAGTTTATGGGTATGGAAATGCCTTTAGATAATGATATTGACGTAGGTTATTATGATCCTCCAAAAATAATTTTAAGTTCTCAGCCTGTTCTTGTTGATTTTTACAGAATTTCTATCAAAATAAAATATAAAAGAAAATCTACTCCGGATGTTGCGCCTGTTTCTGCGGTATTTTTTAATACACGAGATTTAATTATCGAACCAGGTTGGGATGCCGAACCTACTTATACTGGGATGTATCTTCAACTATCAAAAAAGATCATCGAAGAAAACAGGTTTTTATTCAAAACTTACTTAGATTACGGACAGCACGAAGCTTTATATTTAACCGATGATGAGGTCGAAGAAGTGTCTGCAGTTTTTAAATTAATGATTAAATATTATGAAAGTGAGATAAAACATTTTGGAGTTTTACTTTCTTATGTGAATGTGCTTGTATCTTTGGTAGAAGCTTTTTATAAAAGGCAGTTTTCTACTGATCCCAAACAGTACAATCGTGTTGTCACAGATTTTCAGCAAAGTCTAATCGACTATTATAATCAGCCAGTAAAGCAACTTCCAAATGTCCAGTATTTTGCAGATCAATTGGGATTGACGGCGAATTACTTGGGCGATATCATGAAGCACTTTACTCAAAAATCGGCTTTGGAGAATATCCACGATTTTATTATTAAAAGAGCAAAAGAATTATTGGTTCAAAATCAAAAATTAAATACGGCTGAAGTTGCTTACGAATTAGGTTTTGAATATCCCAATTATTTTTCAAAATTCTTCAAAAAGCAGGTCAATCTCACACCAAGAGAATTCCGATTGCAAGCCATCGGCAGAAATTAA
- a CDS encoding SDR family oxidoreductase: MNLKDSTILITGGTSGIGLEFVKQLTELGANIIVTGRKLGALNETKKAFPNVHTFQSDVSNPKDIEMLFKEVIQKFPDLNIIINNAGLMRLIDLQDTSLDLENINHEIATNLSGTIQMVHQFLPHLTSKKSAAIVNVSSGIAFMCYSAAPIYSATKAGVRAYTQALRLQLENTNIKVFEMIPPGVKTNLQNEWVKKPNEKRMMTADKMVKVAIDGILKDKKELKPFLIRVIKTVSRLMPNILLNFAHRGFKEIQELKTIK; the protein is encoded by the coding sequence ATGAATTTAAAAGATAGCACGATCCTCATTACAGGAGGAACAAGCGGAATTGGTTTAGAGTTTGTAAAACAACTGACTGAACTAGGAGCAAATATTATTGTTACAGGACGAAAGCTTGGCGCATTGAACGAAACAAAAAAGGCGTTTCCAAACGTACACACTTTTCAAAGTGATGTGAGCAATCCGAAAGACATTGAAATGTTATTCAAAGAGGTGATACAAAAGTTTCCAGACTTGAATATCATCATCAACAATGCAGGATTAATGCGACTGATTGATTTGCAGGACACTTCTTTGGATTTAGAAAATATCAACCATGAAATTGCCACCAATCTTTCTGGGACTATTCAAATGGTGCATCAATTTTTACCACATTTGACAAGTAAAAAATCGGCTGCCATTGTAAATGTTTCATCTGGTATTGCATTTATGTGTTACTCTGCTGCACCAATTTACAGTGCTACAAAAGCTGGCGTTAGAGCCTATACACAAGCATTGCGTTTGCAATTAGAAAATACTAATATAAAGGTGTTTGAAATGATACCCCCCGGAGTGAAAACCAATTTGCAAAATGAATGGGTAAAAAAACCCAATGAAAAAAGGATGATGACTGCCGACAAAATGGTAAAAGTTGCCATTGATGGGATTTTGAAAGACAAGAAAGAACTTAAACCATTCTTAATTCGAGTGATAAAAACCGTAAGCAGGCTAATGCCCAATATATTACTTAATTTTGCACATAGAGGGTTTAAAGAAATACAAGAACTAAAAACTATCAAATAA
- a CDS encoding AraC family transcriptional regulator: MANSVPYRIKSITDAHRLAGLEKPNHPLISIVDVSQIKNRPEVNAVIFDFYVVSLKKGCNNLLYGQQKYDFDEGSMAFMSPGQILCSEEDELPPNLQGWMMFVHPDFLWNTSLAKKIKQYDYFDYSANEALFVSDKEETMMNAIIENIRQEYNANIDKFSQDVIIAQLELMFTYAQRFYERQFITRKITSHKLLERLEDILKDYFNNEDLLSKGLPTVHNVADNLNISSKYLGTLLKQLTGQTTQQHIHEKLIDKAKEKLSTTELSVSEIAYELGFEHSQSFSKLFKTKTKQSPLEFRAGFN, encoded by the coding sequence ATGGCAAACTCAGTACCATATAGAATAAAATCCATAACAGATGCACATCGACTGGCAGGGCTTGAAAAACCAAATCATCCACTTATCAGTATCGTGGATGTTTCCCAAATCAAAAATCGGCCCGAAGTAAATGCGGTAATTTTTGACTTTTATGTTGTTTCTCTCAAAAAAGGTTGCAATAATTTACTGTACGGACAACAAAAATACGATTTTGATGAGGGTTCAATGGCATTTATGTCGCCTGGGCAAATTTTGTGTAGCGAAGAAGATGAATTGCCACCAAATTTGCAAGGTTGGATGATGTTTGTACACCCCGATTTTTTGTGGAATACATCTTTGGCTAAAAAAATTAAACAATACGATTATTTTGATTATTCAGCTAATGAAGCCTTGTTTGTTTCTGACAAAGAAGAAACAATGATGAACGCCATTATTGAAAATATCCGACAAGAATATAATGCCAATATTGATAAATTCAGTCAAGATGTAATTATTGCACAACTCGAACTGATGTTTACCTATGCACAACGTTTTTACGAACGCCAATTTATCACCCGAAAAATTACCAGCCACAAACTTTTAGAACGATTGGAAGATATATTGAAAGATTATTTCAATAACGAAGACTTACTTTCAAAAGGCTTACCAACAGTTCATAATGTAGCAGATAATCTGAATATTTCGAGCAAATATCTAGGCACTTTATTAAAACAATTAACGGGTCAAACTACACAACAACACATACACGAAAAATTAATTGATAAAGCAAAAGAAAAACTTTCGACTACCGAATTATCAGTAAGTGAAATTGCTTACGAATTAGGTTTTGAACATTCGCAAAGTTTCAGCAAATTATTCAAGACCAAAACTAAACAAAGTCCGTTAGAATTTAGAGCAGGTTTTAACTAA
- a CDS encoding cupin domain-containing protein: MNNHFWLFGTKVHILSDVEINNSDFDLVEGMFPPGAQSPLHVHTKYSETLYVLDGEAIVYTPKLVQNVKVGESFHIPANIPHCIVNGSNEKNFRALAVAHPGGFAKLIRAIGIVEDENIALQQHDMELAGQIMEEVGDIILGPPGIRP; this comes from the coding sequence ATGAACAATCATTTTTGGTTATTTGGCACGAAGGTACACATTCTTTCTGATGTAGAAATTAATAATTCTGATTTTGATCTGGTGGAAGGCATGTTTCCACCAGGAGCACAATCGCCACTTCATGTACATACAAAGTATTCAGAAACACTATATGTTTTAGATGGAGAAGCCATTGTTTACACTCCCAAACTTGTCCAGAATGTGAAAGTAGGAGAGAGTTTTCACATTCCGGCGAATATACCACATTGTATAGTTAATGGTTCAAATGAAAAAAATTTCAGAGCCCTTGCAGTAGCACACCCAGGAGGATTCGCAAAATTAATAAGAGCGATTGGAATAGTTGAAGATGAAAATATAGCTTTACAACAGCATGATATGGAGCTGGCTGGTCAAATTATGGAAGAGGTTGGCGATATAATTTTGGGACCTCCAGGAATACGTCCTTAA
- a CDS encoding Crp/Fnr family transcriptional regulator, which translates to MSASHVEYLQQFKILSAEEKQILQESFHAVHYKAGEVLCHHGKVTQNLFFIVQGILKITVPSDQDRDHSYFFMEENQFMSFLYSLYDNIPAEQGLEAASDVIVMEINRKNLFILFEKLPFFRSLLDKIAHLTMVEMINIKNSYLGVKSSERYSKLLTLQPGLVLHVPLIDIASYLGITAQSLSRIRRSIR; encoded by the coding sequence ATGTCTGCCTCACATGTCGAGTATCTTCAGCAATTTAAAATATTGAGCGCAGAAGAAAAGCAAATTTTACAGGAAAGTTTCCATGCTGTGCACTACAAGGCAGGAGAAGTACTGTGCCACCATGGGAAAGTCACTCAAAATTTATTTTTTATTGTTCAGGGTATATTAAAAATTACCGTTCCCAGCGACCAGGATCGCGATCACTCTTATTTCTTTATGGAGGAAAATCAATTCATGAGTTTTCTATATAGCTTGTATGATAATATTCCTGCCGAGCAGGGCTTAGAAGCTGCAAGCGACGTTATTGTTATGGAGATTAACCGAAAGAATTTATTTATTTTATTTGAAAAGCTTCCTTTTTTTAGATCGCTTCTAGACAAGATAGCACATTTAACTATGGTTGAAATGATCAATATCAAGAACAGCTATCTGGGTGTAAAATCAAGCGAAAGGTACTCGAAGCTGCTAACGCTGCAGCCTGGTTTGGTACTCCATGTTCCCCTTATTGATATTGCATCTTATCTAGGGATTACTGCCCAATCTTTGAGTCGTATCAGACGGTCAATTCGTTGA
- a CDS encoding VOC family protein, producing MKSKIHEHPKNNLFLVSKNFIKNTVIALSLLIALVSNAQHKHDTGFKMPALNPKSPLAELNGNHVGIRVPDYDAAIKWYTEKLDFRIIHEWPYADEKLAYLAPANSNDFWIEILAGGKLSEPIVYNDLGKSLEKAGFHHICMDVTSVDKTVAELKKRGVTIVGDIFYLPAISRKLAFFQDPWGNMIELSEIVKK from the coding sequence ATGAAATCGAAGATTCACGAACACCCAAAAAACAATTTATTCTTAGTGAGTAAAAACTTTATCAAAAACACAGTAATAGCATTAAGTCTTTTAATTGCTTTAGTATCAAATGCACAACACAAACATGACACAGGATTTAAAATGCCTGCCTTAAACCCGAAAAGCCCTTTGGCTGAATTGAACGGGAACCACGTAGGTATCAGAGTACCTGATTACGACGCTGCCATTAAATGGTATACTGAAAAATTAGACTTCCGTATTATACACGAATGGCCTTACGCCGATGAAAAACTGGCTTATTTAGCACCAGCCAATAGCAATGATTTTTGGATTGAAATTCTAGCAGGAGGTAAATTAAGTGAACCAATCGTGTACAATGATTTAGGAAAAAGCCTAGAGAAAGCAGGGTTTCACCATATCTGTATGGATGTAACAAGTGTTGACAAAACTGTAGCAGAATTGAAAAAGCGAGGTGTAACCATTGTAGGAGATATCTTTTATTTACCTGCTATCAGCCGCAAACTTGCGTTCTTTCAGGATCCATGGGGAAATATGATTGAACTTTCAGAAATTGTTAAAAAATAA
- a CDS encoding type 1 glutamine amidotransferase domain-containing protein gives MKIFRSKHLKLPLLVMAASLLWGCKNSETSTNSNQTDTMENTKKTENEKYVLIVLSAQNILRMNDNSTIHTGYFLDELAVPAQALVAAGYTLELATQDGVVPTMDKNSNDAVYFSNDQTAYKKALDFVKTYPAFSKPKKLSEVANSDLNKYSALFVPGGRAPMTDLMQSTDFGKILRYVHEQNITTAFLCHGPVALTAALADPVNYRKALVENDKSAISKFGKDWIYSGYEMAIFSNSEEDNALKDSKAKLPFYVADALKFAGGKTVHGENWKSFIIQDRELITGQNPASDHAIADALVKALAKNEKE, from the coding sequence ATGAAGATATTTAGATCAAAGCACTTGAAACTACCTCTATTAGTAATGGCAGCATCTCTCTTATGGGGCTGTAAAAATTCAGAAACTTCAACTAATTCTAATCAGACAGACACTATGGAAAATACAAAAAAAACAGAAAATGAAAAGTACGTATTGATTGTACTTTCAGCACAAAACATATTGAGAATGAATGACAATTCAACCATTCATACAGGCTACTTTTTAGATGAATTGGCAGTTCCAGCACAGGCATTGGTAGCTGCAGGTTACACTCTTGAACTCGCTACCCAGGATGGAGTGGTTCCAACAATGGACAAAAACTCAAACGATGCGGTTTATTTCAGCAACGATCAGACCGCCTATAAAAAAGCACTCGATTTTGTAAAGACTTATCCTGCTTTCAGCAAACCTAAAAAGCTGTCAGAAGTGGCCAATTCAGATCTTAATAAATACAGTGCTTTGTTTGTACCGGGTGGCCGCGCACCAATGACTGATCTTATGCAAAGTACTGATTTTGGAAAAATCCTTCGCTACGTTCATGAGCAGAACATTACCACGGCATTTTTATGTCACGGACCAGTTGCGCTGACTGCAGCACTTGCTGACCCCGTAAATTACCGTAAAGCGCTTGTCGAAAATGACAAATCTGCCATTTCAAAATTCGGTAAAGACTGGATTTATTCCGGCTATGAAATGGCAATATTTTCGAATTCGGAAGAGGATAATGCGCTTAAAGACAGTAAGGCAAAATTACCATTCTATGTGGCAGACGCCTTAAAATTTGCAGGAGGAAAAACAGTACACGGAGAAAACTGGAAATCTTTTATTATACAAGACAGAGAACTGATAACCGGCCAAAATCCTGCATCCGATCATGCTATAGCAGATGCATTGGTGAAAGCATTAGCAAAAAATGAAAAAGAATAA
- a CDS encoding bestrophin family protein produces MHAGRRYSLSEFLIWSRRGIYYLFIVSAVPVLLYKLCGLQWMYIPWAPVTLIGTAAVFIAGFRNNATYARSWEARQIYGAIVNSSRSWGIMAKDFIDKKNPDLQNLRRILIYRHIAWLTALRFQLRQPRKWENVRVQSRYREYAKKYRVSEWDEDLVDIIKPLLSKNELAKIIDAANPAAQIIGLQSEHLSQLNSENEIETLKYVEMVAVLKEFYDQQGRNERIKNFPYPRQFASISLFFIHLFIIMTPFGILKEFDNLGVYGIWLTIPFSMIIGWIFLILEGVGESTENPFEGGANDIPITAISRTIEIDLREMIGETDVPLPLQPINNILM; encoded by the coding sequence ATGCACGCAGGAAGACGTTATTCGTTATCAGAATTTTTGATATGGTCACGACGCGGTATATACTATTTATTTATAGTATCGGCTGTACCGGTTTTACTCTATAAATTATGTGGATTACAATGGATGTACATTCCTTGGGCACCCGTAACATTGATAGGAACTGCAGCAGTATTTATTGCAGGCTTCAGGAATAATGCCACTTATGCACGTTCGTGGGAAGCCAGACAAATCTATGGGGCAATTGTTAACAGCAGCCGTTCCTGGGGTATTATGGCAAAGGATTTTATCGACAAAAAGAATCCCGATCTGCAGAACCTGAGGAGAATCCTCATCTACAGACATATTGCATGGCTGACGGCATTGCGGTTTCAGTTACGCCAGCCAAGAAAATGGGAAAATGTCCGTGTTCAGTCAAGATACAGGGAATATGCAAAAAAGTATCGGGTGTCAGAATGGGATGAAGATTTAGTTGATATTATAAAACCCCTTTTGTCTAAAAATGAGCTCGCTAAAATCATTGATGCTGCCAATCCTGCTGCACAGATAATAGGCCTGCAGTCGGAGCACCTTAGCCAGCTGAATTCCGAAAACGAAATCGAGACGTTGAAATACGTCGAAATGGTTGCTGTGTTAAAAGAATTTTATGATCAGCAGGGGCGTAACGAGCGTATCAAAAACTTTCCGTACCCAAGGCAATTTGCCAGTATAAGCCTTTTTTTTATTCACCTTTTTATTATAATGACGCCATTCGGAATCCTCAAGGAATTCGACAACCTCGGGGTTTATGGTATATGGCTTACGATACCATTCAGCATGATTATAGGCTGGATATTCCTGATCTTGGAAGGTGTAGGTGAAAGTACTGAGAATCCATTCGAAGGAGGGGCAAACGATATTCCGATAACCGCAATCAGCCGGACTATAGAAATTGATTTACGTGAAATGATCGGTGAAACCGATGTGCCTCTTCCATTACAACCGATAAATAATATTTTGATGTAA
- a CDS encoding nuclear transport factor 2 family protein — MKSQIHKHKKNNFSSVSKTLKMTLCAFIALLGFNISAQTQAENKKIIKAGFERWAKGEGSFFDLLTDDMVWTINGSAPLSKTYNDKQQFLEEVINPLNERLSKKIVPSLRALYAEKDIVIALIDGTATAKDGQPYNMSYAWFMQMEKGKIIRVEAFLDGIQFADIMKRIPAGN, encoded by the coding sequence ATGAAATCGCAGATTCACAAACACAAAAAAAACAATTTCTCCAGTGTGAGTAAAACTTTAAAAATGACATTATGTGCTTTTATTGCCCTGCTGGGTTTTAACATCTCTGCACAAACGCAGGCTGAAAACAAAAAGATCATTAAAGCCGGCTTTGAGCGTTGGGCAAAAGGAGAAGGAAGTTTCTTTGACCTGCTTACCGATGATATGGTCTGGACAATTAATGGAAGTGCCCCACTTTCCAAAACCTATAACGACAAACAACAATTTTTGGAAGAAGTCATCAATCCGCTTAATGAGCGTCTTTCCAAAAAAATTGTCCCTTCACTGAGGGCACTATATGCAGAGAAAGATATTGTGATTGCACTGATAGATGGTACAGCAACTGCCAAAGATGGACAGCCTTACAATATGTCTTATGCTTGGTTTATGCAGATGGAAAAAGGTAAAATTATTCGTGTTGAAGCATTTCTGGATGGAATTCAATTTGCGGACATAATGAAAAGGATTCCTGCAGGAAACTAA